The Anabaena sp. PCC 7108 region CTTAAGGCTAGTACTCGACCAAACCACAATTGCTGGGTGAAGGCAAGCATGGGGAGAATATAACTTTTCTTTCTGTTGTGAACCCATCAAAGTTGGTGTTGTGGACTAGTATTGCAGTTTGTAAGCAGCAATTGACACAATAAAACTCGTAGAAACTTGACTAGTTTACTACCTTCAAAAAACTAACACTTACTATGAATCAAGACATTTCTGGCAATAGTAGCAACTTAGATAAGAAAATCCAACCTGAGCAGTTTGACCAAGTAATAGAAGCAATTCTAGCTGGTAAGTATTCATGGGCTTGTGTTTTAATGTTGCGGTTTGTTGGTTACAATCCTCTGCATTACATTCCTTATCGCACTTATAACCGACTCCTCAAAGAAAACTCCCGCATGAGTAGGTCAACTGCACAACATAATGAAAATCTCAAAATTGCTAAACAAGTGACAGAAAAAAGGTCTGAGAGTCATCTTGCACCTAGCTGTCTGAGCAAAATTAAAGATATAGCTTATCTGGAAGTAGGAGGTAAGCAAAAAGTAGAAGTACGTGGTAATCACAGGGAGAAGCGGTCAGCATAACTTGCTCAGAAAAAATT contains the following coding sequences:
- a CDS encoding HetP family heterocyst commitment protein, whose translation is MNQDISGNSSNLDKKIQPEQFDQVIEAILAGKYSWACVLMLRFVGYNPLHYIPYRTYNRLLKENSRMSRSTAQHNENLKIAKQVTEKRSESHLAPSCLSKIKDIAYLEVGGKQKVEVRGNHREKRSA